The genomic region CTGTAAGTGCTCCAGCCAACTGGAGCCGGACGTACCCAAGATATGGAATGCGAAACCGTGCTGCTCCGCGAATCCATGTTCGTCTGACTGGACCAGCGATTCCTGTTGCTTGGTCATATCGGGCATTTGCATCACCTTTTGTGATAAACCCGGCATGTGGAGCTGGACAGTTCCGTAGTTCATCACACCCACTTGCCGTTAGATATGCTGAGTTTGCCTCTTCATACCAATTTTCACCATCTTCGACATAGAAATGCGCCCGATGAATAATTGGTGACCCTACCCGCTGTGGGGGATCATAAATAATCACAGATCCGGTCCCACCAAACGTTTGATATCCACGCGATTGTCCTACTTCAGCCGTGACGACACCAGTGTTCTCATGCGCATAACTTGGCGTAAACCGTGTTGTTTCACTCACCAGTATCAAATCACCACGCGACATTTCTGGTTCCATGCTTCCACTTTCAACTGCAACCATTGGCGGCCAAACTCCGCTAATCGCAAACAGAATAAGTCCAATAGCAACCACGACAATAACGCTATACAGTGTTTCTCGAAGTGTTGTAACCGCCCCCCGTCTTATCCGTGTTAATATACTGGATTCTGCGGTATGCTTTGGCTCTCGCCTTGCTCTATCATATGGATTGTTTTCATTTTCTCTGTCATTCTTTCGGTTATACTCTATATTTACATCTGAACGCGCATCTAGCTCTACGTTTGAATCTGTATGGTCATCCTCTATCCCGGAGTCATCAATGCCGGTAGCGTGCTCTGAATCCCACCGCTCCGGTGATTCATCGTCTCCGGACTTCTCCGTCATTCAATTAATAATCAGCGTCGTTGTGTTTGAAACTTCTGAAGCAACCGACTACGGTAATAAAAGTCTTGAGACTCACAGCACCGAGGAGACTGTTGATTCGCAACCAACAAAGACCAACCAATCATATGATACTCGATGTTACGGTTCAGTTAATTCAATCTTCTCATGATTATCCTAACAATTAATTATCATGACTCTATTCAATATGTTTTTGTCATATGGTCTCCTCAGAGGTGACGTGCCTTCGGAGTTATCGGCGCGTATCGTTTCCGCACTTGCACAGCATGGATATAATGCAGATCGTGAAGCTGTTACACTCCTTGCGGGTGCTAAATATCCTAATACTGCACTCGAAGAGGTGTTAGATTTAATCGCGGATGATACGCTTCGGATTACTGCTGCTGATGTTCGCCCTGTGATTGACTCAACACCATCAGATCTTTCAAGCATAACCGAACCCGTGAACAAAGACTCGACAAGGGATAATAATGCCCAAGATCAGAGTATATCCGATCAAAAGACACAATATCTCCCGTCCCAATCGACTTCTCCGAATAATATAACACCTGATTTAGATTCATCACCGGAGCAAACCACGGGTGCGTCACAACCATCTCAAAAGGCTCATACATCAACACCAGAGACAGATCAATCTGTAAATTCATTTGATATCAATGGTGACATTACCGGACGAAGCACAGGCACCGGATCATACGATGACTTTGTGTCGGTTTTTCGAGACCGCTATGAGCGTCTTTCATCACACCTTCGGAGCCGTGTCAACCATCGACCTACACAAGCTATTGGTTCAATGTCTGGTGAAACGGATACAGCGATTATTGGGTTAGTTAATGATATTCGATCGACAAAAAATGGTCACTGGATTGTTGAACTGGAAGATACAACAGGTATATTTCCGTGTCTTGTCATGAAAGACCGGTCATTCGCTGATGTTGTTAATGAACTATTGTTTGATGAGTGTATTGCAATCGAAGGCACACTTTCGGGAGATGGAGAAATACTCTTTGCGAACGATATTCACTTCCCTGACATTCCGCATAATCATACCCCAAATACTGCTGACAGGCATGTTCAAGCGGCGCTCATTTCTGACATCCACGTCGGGAGTCAAGAATTCGTTTATGATGCCTGGGAGCGATTTGCTGCATGGCTTCACACAGACGAGGCCGACGCTATTGAGTATTTGCTGATTGCGGGTGATATGGTTGAAGGTGTTGGAGTGTATCCTGATCAGGATGATGAACTTGATATTGTTGATATTTATGCGCAGTATGAAACGTTTGCTGAGCATCTCAAGTCTGTCCCTGGCGATATTGAAATTCTTCTGATACCCGGAAATCACGACGCTGTCAGGCTTGCTGAGCCACAACCTGGATTTGATGATGAACTCCGTTCAATCATGTCAGCACATGATGCACGTATCTCTGGAAACCCTTCATTTGTCACCATTGAGGGCGTTCAAATATTGATGTATCACGGCGTTTCTCTTGATGAAGTTATTGCTGAACTCCCATCACCGAAGGCAAATTATGATGAACCTCACAAGGCGATGTATCAGCTATTAAAAAAACGACATATCGCTCCTCAATTTGGTGAGCGGACACGTCTCGCCCCTGAAGATAGTGATTACTTAATAATCGATGAAATCCCAGATGTGTTTCATACCGGTCACGTACATAAGCTTGGCTGGGGAAAATATCATGATGTGCTTGCAGTGAACTCTGGATGTTGGCAGGCACAGACAGCATTTCAGCGGTCGGTGAATATTGATCCTGATGTAGGGTATGCGCCAATTATCGATCTAGATACGCTTGAAATGACTGTTCGCAAATTCCTGTGAGTCCATGTAATCATATAATTGTCATCTGATCGTGAAACATGTGAAAGTATCTAAATAGCCTGGGGGAATAATCTGAGGCGTTTTATCCTCTCAGCCATATACTGGCACTCCCTGCTCGCCAAGTGAATGGAATAAGATTGGGTGGTGTATTCACTCCGCATCAAAGCGATATCGCGTTGTTGTTTCATCCCCGAACCGCGGTCCTCGACCAATCGGTTCAAACCCTGCGTTCTCTGCAGCAGCAGTCGCATTCTCCTCACTCATTGGGACAACAAACTCAACATCAAATCCCTCAGTCGCCGCAAACCGGATTGGCTCTGAAAGTAAGGTCTCAGCGATTGTTGTCTCGCCTGCAAGTTGTGTGACATGAACGGTTCCATCTCTGACATCAAAGGCAACGAACCCAATTATGTCTGGTTTGTTTTCATTTGATTCTTCAGCAGTGCTCTCATCGGCTTCATTCCCTGTTTGCTCGCCACTAGTTGTTAATCGGTTTGTCTCATCATGAGCGTCTGTATGTGACTCTGTATCTGTTGTCTGTCGCTCCGCGACTCGAACTGTTCGGTCATGAACGACATTTCTAAGCGCGTCTGCAGGAAGGTCGGCGATTGCACCGAGTGTCTCAACGTCAGACTCGACAGCATCCCGAACGTCCATATCCATATGGTACCGTTACACACGGATGCGGTTAATACTTGCAGACAATATAATTACTATTTTTATTATTATCCAGTCATAAAATATCACATACGATATGTTTAATCACGGTGAGAACTCGGCAACCGTTTGGAGAGCAGACAATATTTTATCCCCCCCCACGCAATCCCTGGCTATGTCTAAGCAACAGTTCTCTACATCCCATATTTTTGTTCTATTGACACGATCTGATAGCATGTCGACACCGACATTATCTTTGAGATTGTCGTGGGCACAAATGCAATGGGCACAAATACAAGTAAGGTCACAGCCATTTTCATCCGTATTATTCCAGTCTCTCTGCTCAATGTTGCATAATGCATCTATGCATACCTGGAGGTCCAGTGTATGCGCATAGTCACAAAGTTTGGTGGCACTTCACTCGGAAATGGTGACCGAATCACACGGGCTGCAGACTCAATCGCGGCGGCAATTGACGCAGGTCATGAAATCGCTGTTGTTGCCTCTGCAATGGGGAGTACGACTGATTATCTCCTTGATGAGATTCACTATGACGCCGCGGATAAAGACCGTGCTGAGATTGTGTCGATGGGTGAACGGACAAGCGTTCGGATGCTTAAAGGCGCACTCTCTGCACGTGGTGTAACTGCGCAATTTCTTGAACCGGGCAGTGATGACTGGCCGATTATTACGAATGAACGTGGTGAGGTTGATGTTGGTGAAACACAGCGTCGAGCCGCTGATCTCGCGAGTAATCTTGACAATGTTGTTCCTGTTCTCACGGGATTTCTTGCGGAATCACATGATGGGACAACAACGACACTCGGTCGCGGCGGATCAGACACGACCGCAGTCATGCTTGGACATTATACCGACGCCGATGAGGTTGTTATCGTCACCGATGTTGAGGGTGTGATGACCGGCGATCCACGGGTTGTTGAAGGTGCTCGTAACGTCGGACAGATTACAGTTGATGAACTTCGAAACCTCTCATTTCGTGGTGCAGAAGTGGTTGCGCCATCAGCACTCACATATAAAAATGACGACCTTGGTGTTCGGGTCGTGCATTATCAACATGGTGATCTGCTTACCGGTGGAACACTGATTGAAGGAGAATTTGAGAATCTCATAGACATGCAAGAGGATATGCTTGCATGTGTGACTGTTGCTGGGCGGTCAATTCGAAACAGCACGGGTATTCTCGCAGATCTCTCGCAGTCGCTTCGCGACGATGGTATCAATATTGATGCTGTTGCATCTGGCATGGATTCAATTACATTCTATATCTCCGAGGATATTGCTTCGAAAGCAGAAAACCTACTTCACGCGAAGGTCATAAATAATCAAACGCTTTCATCTGTCACTGTTGATGATGGTATTGCAGTTATCAGAGTCACTGGCGGTGAACTTCCTAATCGTCCTGGCGTGATTCTGGATATCGTCCGACCAATCGCAGAAGCTGGAATAAATATTCGTGATGTTATCACTTCTGCAACATCTGTGGCCGTTTTCGTCGCCTGGGATGACCGTGAAGAGACGCTCTCGATCGTCCAAAGTAAGTTCTAAAATATAATCAATAGTCACAAACAGGTCACGGTGAGTCGGAAACCGTATTGACTCTCTACCGAGATAACAGACAGAGTGTCTCAGAGCTTCGATGTGATCCCGAGGTAGTTCACGTGTTGGATTATACTCAATGATATCTCCAGCACATACGATTTGATCAACCGGAGGCATCGCAGCAAGAACCGCTTCGAGTGCCACTTTATCATAGCCAAGGGCAGGAGTCCCTTCTTAATGAGTGAGTAGAACGAACGAGTAGCGAGGGGATACGCCCAATAATCATAACAGCAATACTGTAGCCTGGCGTGCGTTGACATTATCTGACGTAGAAATTATCGAATATCAAGGAGAATACTTGCGGCTTCAGCCGCAGGATGAATCCGACAACTCTGAACTCGTCCACGCAGTGATAGCCGATTGGAAATTTGATAATCCGTGAATTAAACTAACAGGCAACCCTGTGGATAGCCAGGAATCAGACTGGGAATAGAGCGATTCTGGTCACTCCGACGATGGCGGCCTGTCCACCCCAAGCAATGAGACAGTAATCGGAACCAGTCAGCTGAACGGTCGGTTCCTATGCTGAACCGAGGCAGATGCTGTGTCTGAGTGCTGTACGCACCACAGAAAGTAACTCCAAGTCCGTTGAAGTCTGCTGGACTCTCTGGGGCACAGACAACTCTAGGGGTCCCAACATAACAGGGGATAGAAGTACTGGGGGCTGAGATGTGGCACTCCCAGTAGTCCCAGTAGTCCCAGCAGTCCCACTCTCCCCGCTACAGTCCACGAACCCCACACGGATTCTTACCGCACTGTGGTTCGGTGGGGTTGGAAACCTGAAATCTCCACCACTCACGCTCAGGATTCCTCCGCAGCTAGTGCTCCGTGAAACATCTTGAACCATCGGTTCTACGCAACAGTATCAGCGGCTACTCTATGACAAGATTTTGAATTGAATTCCTCAATAAGCTTTCAGGAGCAGTATATGCGGAGGAGGATGTCAATCAAACTACTAAGATAGATAGCAACAATGTTCGTTCTCGTCATCTCGCCATATTTTCGACAGGCAAGCCCAATTCGGAACTATTCAGTTCTGGGGGGTGTAGAATGTGTTGTGGACGCCCTACAGCGAATAAGTCTCTCCGATCTTGATCTGTTGGGGTTTGAAATAATCTTTACTGGAACCCCCATCCCCGTTCCTCATGGAAGCCGTCTCTGACGGCTGAGAGAGTGGGGTAGTTTACTTGCCATTGTATATTTGAGCTACAATATCCCCACTCTCACCCTCACCCTCACCCTGACCCTGATGTGTAACCGCAGCAGCACATACTGGATGCTCATACTCTAGTTCGTATGCTTTCTGTGCAATTTCTTCAATGTCACCTTTGAGTGACAATTGCGCTGTTGTTGGAGCATCATTCTCATACGTACTCACAAGTGTTGGTTCTGAGATTGATCTAATAATAACCGCGTCTTGACGGATGATTCCCACATATGAGGAGGACCCAACGATTCCGGCAATTCGGGGGGTATTATAATCATCTTTCTCATAATCAAGCGCAAGTAATGCTTCTGCAAGGGCATCTCTTGCTGGATATCCTCGATCAATCTTCTCTGCAATGGGGTCAACGTGCGATCCATTCCCGATAACAATCTTCTCTCCGCCTTGGCGCATACAATTATATGATACGTATGGATTATTAGTTTGGGCTGCTTCTGACGTTGGAACGACGGTCAACATGTTATCTCGAGAGATAATCTGTCGGTTTGGATATGACCGTGATGAAACCCGATATACCGCAGTTGTCTCGCCAATAATGATGAAGCGACCAAGATACATACCAGTGTTCGACGATGAGCGTAGTAATATATGCTGATATGGCTATCATATTGATATCACTCACTGCTTCGCAACACTCAAATAGAATCCAATCTTAGTATTAGCTGAAGATAGTCCCGTGGGGTAGTGGCCAATCCTGTTGCCTTCTGGGGGCAATGACCCAAGTTCGAATCTTGGTGGGACTACTTTTCACTCTGTTCAACTGATAACTCCTCTGTGCCTACATAATAGACACTGGGGGATTTGAATATTATTTACTCGTCGGTCTCATATCAACTCTATGATTGCTAAAAGATGGAAGTTACTATTCCATTCGAATTAAAATCTGGATTACAGATGCTTATAGTACATAAAATAGCGGGGCTCCAGTAGAAATAGAGGGGTGGGTACACATCGGACTCACCGCTCAACAGCAAGTAATGCAACCCGTTCAAGAACGAGCGATTCAGTATCGCCATTGACAACATCAATCTCGTTAGCAGTAATATCAAAATACGGCTGCACCAAATCAGGGTCATATGACCCAAGAACTTCATCGGCAGGTGTATCAAGTGTATTTGATTCGATAGATTTTGCAGCTTCGATTTCATTACCACCATCGATAGCGACCACAATACGATTTAGACCGGATGAAACCCCAATCTCAAGCGCCTCAGTAATCTGTCGGCGACCAGCCGCGTATAACAACATCTCGATTGATCTATCCCGTGCAATATTATTATTCCGGCGTCGGGCTCGGTCAGCACACTCGATAGCCCGATTAATATGTTTTTGATTCACAATATATCGAGCGTCGAACGCCTGTATTGTTGCACCCGTTCCTTTCTCAATCTTATCGACAATTGAAACAAACTCATCCACATCCTCAATAGTCACCTTACCACAGACGAGTTTCATGAAAAGTCCCCGAGTCCAGCCTGATTTCCATCTTGATTATCCATATCGCGATCTTGTCGCGTCCCCTCTGTCGTGGCACCTCCACCTGTGTTCGATTGTGTCTCATTCCCTGTGTCTGAATTAGTGGAGTCCTTCGACACTTCATCAACACTATCCATTGAGGTATCTGTGCGTCCAGCGTTTTCAAGAATACGCTCAGCTGTCTTTCGCCGACCCCGGAGTGCCCGAAGGATAGTTTTCTTTTCAGCTGTTTGAAGATCTGCACTGTCCTGGATGCCAGTATCAAAAAGCCGTCGAGCACGCTTCCGCCCAACGCCACGGATATCAACGAGATCAAGTAACTCTGCTCTAACCCCATCCTCGACACGCCGTCGAGCATCAGCGATAGGTTTCGTCTTCATTCCAAGCTCACCAGCCAACTGTTCTGCTGCCCCGAGGAGCCAACTTGCTGTGTCGACCTTTCCTCTGATATCACCAGGTCCAACGTCATATTGCTCTGTAATCTGGTCTTCAGATGTCTCATCCGCCCAATCTTCAAGTAATCGCCCAGTCTTCAGTGCCGACAGCCACGACTCAAATCGAACATCGTCGTACTCAGAGGGCGTCCGTCCGAGCAACTCAGCCTCGCGCTCATAGCAGACTTGGGTAAAACGCTCTTTATCACCCGATTTAAGATACAATTCATACATATCCGGTGTCCGACAAACAAGGTGATACAATCCAAGTGCTGTTGGATATCTCACTGTCGATTCATCACTGTCTTGATGTGTATCATGTTTTGAGTTGACAAGTTCACTCGCTGGCTGGAAGCTCCCAGTAGCTTGTTCGGTTGAGTTGTCCTGAAGTGCACTGCGTTGTGTAGTCTTATTCTTTTCAGCCCATCGTAATCCATCAATAATTGTTGCAGCACTCATCGGATCAAGATATAATCGTGAGACAGTATGACCGAGTCCGGTTGCTGAGAGGGTCTCCCCATCCTGCATGATGAATTCATTTCGCTTTAGATAGTCAAGAACGGTGTCTGTAACCGTTTTTAATCGCCCATTAGTATCTGTTTGTGTTGCATATAATGTCTCTTTCAGGAATGCAAGGAGCTCTGTCCGACTTCGTGCAAACCCTGTTGCGATTGTTGCAAGTGCATGTGTCCGAAGCGCAGGCTCACTTGCAAGCTTTGAACGCACTGATTCAAGATCCGCATCAATATATCGATCAAACAGCTCATCACGCGTCTCAGTATCCCCAGCAAGCAAGACCGCTTCACCGTATGGATCAAGACCAGGTCGACCTGCCCGACCCATCATTTGATGAACCTCAAGTGTATCAAGTGGTTTCATTCCCCCATACTCGCTATCGTAACGCCGCCAATCGCGAACGATCACCCGACGACTTGGTGTATTAACGCCTGCAGCAAGTGTCGGTGTTGCAGCAATACATTTTAGTTGACGATCGCGAAAGGCATCTTCAACGAGTGAGCGATGTTCTGCTGCCAGCCCAGCATGGTGAAATGCAGCCCCCTTTTCAACGCATGTTGCAAGTGTTTCACTCGTTTCAGTATCTGAAACCTCTCGAATCGACGCGGCAATCTCCGCTAATGATGCTTGTTCCTTTTCGGTCAAAGCTGATGTCGTAACATCACAAAGCCGTCTTGCAGCGGATTCTGCATTTCGTCGTGAATTGACGAATACAAGCGTCGACCCTTGATCGTCTTCACTATCACCTGCAAGTGTGTCTGCAACAAGGGCCGGCGTTTGTCGTTCTCCATTTGCAACTGGAACCCGCTGTTGAGTAGCATCATCAAATGTAATCGCATTTCCATAGTGAACTCCAATCTGTAATTCGATTGGACGCCAATCTGTATCGACAAGTGATGCATCTAGCCACTCAGCAATAGCATCTGCATTTCCAATCGTTGCAGAGAGCGCAACGACTTGAAGTGCAGTGTTTCGTTGACGAAGTTTCCCAAGCGTTACCTCAAGCGTTGGTCCACGCGTCCGGTCATTAACAAGGTGAACCTCATCAGCAACAACACATCCTAATTGATTGATCCACGGTGCATCATTCCGAATAAGTGAATCAACCTTTTCAGACGTTGCAACAATGATATCTCGCGAAGCTAACCACTCACCACTAGAATCGTAATTTCCGGTTGAAACACCGATGTCAACACCAAACTCTTCCCAACGTTCGAACTCAGTTTGTTTTTCTGAGGCGAGCGCTCGAAGCGGTACAATATATAACGCTGTTTCACCACGCTCAATTGCTGCAAGCATTGCTAACTCGGCAATAAGCGTCTTTCCAGAAGCAGTTGGTACTGATGCAACAAGGCTCTCCCCATCAGTCAACCCTGCCTTGACGGCTGATTCTTGTGGTGGATACAGCTCTGTGACGCCCTCTGTACGAAGTTTGTCAGAGACGCCCGGGGGCAATCCGGAGACGTCGTCAGGTTCCATTAATATATATTCACATTACTGTCAATTAATCATTGTTGGTTATCCGATGACCAGGCGCAAGACCCGGCGGTTTTTACTACGGGAAGGATGTCAGTGAGAAGACAGAGTCTACAAGCATCAAAATCGCCGTTTTGCGACCCGCCGTATCATTGCTCCTAATATGAGTATCAGTGTCGATAACAGTGCCAGCGATCCGACGAGTGGAAAGTTTCCTGCTTGTAGAGCATCCCATGCAAACGGAATAAGAGCAAGTGCAAGAATCGCATGTAATCCAAACGCAATCGCTGGAAATCCAATCTCAATGGATGATATTCCTCCATCTGTTCGAAGAGTTGACTGTTGTGACGTATCATCTGACATAATTAGGCGTATGATGGCAGCCATATAGACCTTGACGGCTCCGCGTTATCAGCATGCTTGTTTTAATCCCGTCTGGATGAATGAGATACTAAATATATTGACAGAATATAAACTACTCCCATCGTCGCTCGATTCAACTAGATCTCCCACATCTCAGCATCACGGGATGGCAATTATTACTCATTTCTTGGAATAAAGAGCTACTCATTGATATTAGACGAAATTAATCAGGATTGACAATTATTCTAATGAGAATTATGCATTCTTATGTAGTTCGACACTCGCTCACAGTGTCGATATACTCATTCAGTGTTGCCTACTTGCATGATATTGCACGAAATATAATATATGATATGGATCATATTTACCTCGACACGATCAAAAATATTATTACTGAGAAATTGAGTGGACAACAAGTATAATCCGCCTCGTCTCTGAATAAAATTCAATTAAACGCCATGGCATCGATAGATCCCCGAGATAAGCTCCCACTTGTTTCAGCCGCCGTTGTAATGGCCCTTGGAAATATTATCGGATATGCTGTTGGAACGACAATCTATTTAACAATCCTCGCAGGTCCTGTTGCAGTCCTTGCATTCGGTGCTGTTCGGTACTTCCTTCATGGGAGTCCGTATCCTGAGAGCATGAGGCAGTAACTTATGAAACGCGTCGCTGCGACAGTTACTATCGACCCAGAACTCCCACCTGATACTGTTCGCCTCCGCTGGCCTCCAATTGATGCGACGACTCATACATATGACATAGCAGACAGCACAACCAATGACTCCGCATCTCCGTTAGATGCAGATGTTGTTCAACTTCGGACCAGTAATGGTCGGATGACCGCTGCGGTCGTTCGTCCTGATTCGATGATTGACCCTGATACCATTGCTGTATCATCAAATCTTGCAGCAGCACTTGATATTTCTGCAGATATAAAAAACACTTCAGAAACTGATACGGGCAGGACTATTGATTCGGATCAGAATGCTCAAACTGACCATGTCGCGACCGTTGAACCAGTAAGCGTCTCGCCCGCACATCAACTTACCGTTGCACCGGTTGCTGAGTTGTCGATTAGTGGGGGTGAACAGACAGTTCGTCAGGCACTCGATACTCGGCCACTCGTTCGTGGTGATACTATTCCAACTGTATTCCTGGATGGATCACTTGAGCTCCCGGTTCGCGTCACTGAAACCCGCCCAGACGGTCCCGTTGCTATCACAGCAAAGACAGAACTCAAATTAGAGTCTGGTCCGGCACCTGACTTGACACTTCCACAGCAAGCTCCAATTCCCCCGTCAGGAGTCGGCGGTTATGATGAAATCATCGAAACATGTCAACATACCATTGCAGATCCGCTAATATATTCCGATGCATATCATGTCGACGACCGCTCGGCAGCCTCGGGCGTCCTGCTTGAGGGACAATCTGGTGTTGGTAAGACACATCTTATCCGACACACTGCATGGTATGCAGATGCAACGATTCGAACGATTGACTGTGCAACACTTGCTTCACAATCACCTTCTGATCTCACTGATGAACTTGATTCACATACAGCAGCGATTACGACGGGCAACGCAACATCAACAATCGTTCTTATCGATAATCTTGATATAATTGGTGAGGACAACGATACAGTCGCCCGTCAAATTAGTTCATGGATTGAGAAAACGCTACAACTTGATTCAGCAACTGTTGTTGCTGAATGCACTGACGCAGACGCGATTGATTCAATGTTTACCCGTGGTGGTCGACTTTCACGGATAATCTCGGTCACTGCTCCAACCCCGGATGATCGTGCAGCCATTATCTCGGTTTTGTTTAATGACATACCGACTACCTCTCATATCGATTATACCGCTGTTGCTGAGCAGACCCTTGGATATGTTGCCGCAGATATTCTCAATTTACGTGCACGTGCAATTGAGGCAGCACTCACCCGGTGTAATGTTGACTCCACAGAAGAAATGGCAGAAACAGAATTCAGAGTTCTTCCAGCAGATATTGAGACAGCAATTACCAAAACGACACCAAGTGCCGCTGAAACGACCGGTTCAGTCCCGTCAACATCATTTGAGGATATTGGTGGACTTGCAGCACCAAAACGCGAACTTACTCGAGCCGTTGAGTGGCCACTCCAATATCCAGAGGCGCTCTCTCGACTTGGTGTTGATGCGCCTGCTGGGGTTCTGCTCTACGGACCACCAGGAACTGGAAAGACAATGTTGGCACGCGCAGTCGCCTCAACAACAGATGCAAACTTCTTGACTGTCGACGGTCCGGAACTTCTGAATAAATACGTTGGCGAGAGCGAACGCCGTGTCCGACAATTATTCACCCGTGCGAGAGATAGTGCCCCGGCGGTCGTCTTTTTTGATGAAGTTGATGCACTCGGATCTGCCCGCGCAGGCGACGGGGATTCCTCTGCTACAGAGCGTGTCGTATCACAGCTACTAACCGAACTTGATGGTCTTCATCCTCGTGAACAAGTGACGGTCATAGGCGCAACAAACCGCCCTGATCGTATCGATGATGCACTTACTCGACCTGGAAGATTTGACCGTGTTGTTGAGGTTCCACTCCCAGATCCTGAAGCCCGTCAGGAGATTATCCGCATCCATACCCGTGATCGACCGACTGAGCCACTCGATATTGATGAGATTGCAACAAAGACCGAGGGATATTCCGGAAGCGATATTAGTGCTGTCTTACAGGAAGCAAGTCTGCTTGCACTTGAAGAGCACCTTGGTGCAGCTGAATCTGAGATAAATGATGAGACAAGAACTATTGAACCCAACTCGGGTCAGAGTACCTCGTCGAGTGCGACCCCTGAAGCCGTTGAATCTATTGAAGCTGTCCGTATTCATCGTCGCCACGTTGATGCAGCACTTGACCGTATTGGACCGTCACTATCAGCAACCGCAAGAGAGCGATATGCATCATTTGACGGGACTGGCTCGTAATTGGGGAGATAACTGTATGTGGACTGTACAGGTGGAATAAGGCGAGTGCCTTGGAGTTTGACCCAGAGGTGCTTCAGGTTACGGAGAGCCGAGGAGAAAGCCTCGCGCTTCAGCGCTGGGATGAATCCGACACTTCCTTTCACACTCCACCAGCTAATGTCACAGCTGGACATTCCACGCTACTCCAACCCAACCCTACCCTTCAAATTAGTTTATCTACATAGGTTACGTATGGCGAAACAGGT from Haloquadratum walsbyi C23 harbors:
- a CDS encoding S24/S26 family peptidase — encoded protein: MTEKSGDDESPERWDSEHATGIDDSGIEDDHTDSNVELDARSDVNIEYNRKNDRENENNPYDRARREPKHTAESSILTRIRRGAVTTLRETLYSVIVVVAIGLILFAISGVWPPMVAVESGSMEPEMSRGDLILVSETTRFTPSYAHENTGVVTAEVGQSRGYQTFGGTGSVIIYDPPQRVGSPIIHRAHFYVEDGENWYEEANSAYLTASGCDELRNCPAPHAGFITKGDANARYDQATGIAGPVRRTWIRGAARFRIPYLGYVRLQLAGALTVNPVLWVSGIR
- a CDS encoding DNA-directed DNA polymerase II small subunit, producing the protein MPSELSARIVSALAQHGYNADREAVTLLAGAKYPNTALEEVLDLIADDTLRITAADVRPVIDSTPSDLSSITEPVNKDSTRDNNAQDQSISDQKTQYLPSQSTSPNNITPDLDSSPEQTTGASQPSQKAHTSTPETDQSVNSFDINGDITGRSTGTGSYDDFVSVFRDRYERLSSHLRSRVNHRPTQAIGSMSGETDTAIIGLVNDIRSTKNGHWIVELEDTTGIFPCLVMKDRSFADVVNELLFDECIAIEGTLSGDGEILFANDIHFPDIPHNHTPNTADRHVQAALISDIHVGSQEFVYDAWERFAAWLHTDEADAIEYLLIAGDMVEGVGVYPDQDDELDIVDIYAQYETFAEHLKSVPGDIEILLIPGNHDAVRLAEPQPGFDDELRSIMSAHDARISGNPSFVTIEGVQILMYHGVSLDEVIAELPSPKANYDEPHKAMYQLLKKRHIAPQFGERTRLAPEDSDYLIIDEIPDVFHTGHVHKLGWGKYHDVLAVNSGCWQAQTAFQRSVNIDPDVGYAPIIDLDTLEMTVRKFL
- a CDS encoding aspartate kinase produces the protein MRIVTKFGGTSLGNGDRITRAADSIAAAIDAGHEIAVVASAMGSTTDYLLDEIHYDAADKDRAEIVSMGERTSVRMLKGALSARGVTAQFLEPGSDDWPIITNERGEVDVGETQRRAADLASNLDNVVPVLTGFLAESHDGTTTTLGRGGSDTTAVMLGHYTDADEVVIVTDVEGVMTGDPRVVEGARNVGQITVDELRNLSFRGAEVVAPSALTYKNDDLGVRVVHYQHGDLLTGGTLIEGEFENLIDMQEDMLACVTVAGRSIRNSTGILADLSQSLRDDGINIDAVASGMDSITFYISEDIASKAENLLHAKVINNQTLSSVTVDDGIAVIRVTGGELPNRPGVILDIVRPIAEAGINIRDVITSATSVAVFVAWDDREETLSIVQSKF
- a CDS encoding IMP cyclohydrolase, which encodes MYLGRFIIIGETTAVYRVSSRSYPNRQIISRDNMLTVVPTSEAAQTNNPYVSYNCMRQGGEKIVIGNGSHVDPIAEKIDRGYPARDALAEALLALDYEKDDYNTPRIAGIVGSSSYVGIIRQDAVIIRSISEPTLVSTYENDAPTTAQLSLKGDIEEIAQKAYELEYEHPVCAAAVTHQGQGEGEGESGDIVAQIYNGK
- the cgi121 gene encoding KEOPS complex subunit Cgi121 is translated as MKLVCGKVTIEDVDEFVSIVDKIEKGTGATIQAFDARYIVNQKHINRAIECADRARRRNNNIARDRSIEMLLYAAGRRQITEALEIGVSSGLNRIVVAIDGGNEIEAAKSIESNTLDTPADEVLGSYDPDLVQPYFDITANEIDVVNGDTESLVLERVALLAVER